The following proteins are co-located in the Zonotrichia albicollis isolate bZonAlb1 chromosome 1, bZonAlb1.hap1, whole genome shotgun sequence genome:
- the LOC141729572 gene encoding uncharacterized protein LOC141729572 isoform X2, translating into MRIPPSHVPRTGSNPGWPAAIPVPRGGSTPRAGRRTRDSRGHAPAAASLPPPPARPSRIHGPIQRPRPRLAASPRASGAYSNPSPPARPPSPVLLSIAPSSSSLTTSTRAASGRPRPVCMSRLPNPLARASPSTSLLLLPKAPERAAFPPPASPYSGGRCSGSAAAAILNFRTPSLPPPPPLGGGGGRRGAGSEPRARGWERGGGSAPHPACEGGGGGNGSGGKGSGWESVGLDEGLGGTFSP; encoded by the coding sequence ATGCGCATCCCTCCGTCCCACGTCCCCCGCACCGGCAGCAATCCCGGCTGGCCGGCGGCAATCCCGGTTCCCCGCGGCGGGAGCACCCCCAGGGCGGGAAGGCGCACGCGGGACTCCCGGGGACACGCGCCCGCCGCCgcttcccttccccctccccccgcgcGGCCCTCCCGAATCCACGGGCCGATCCAGCGCCCCAGGCCCCGCCTGGCCGCCTCGCCGCGGGCCAGCGGCGCCTACAGCAACCCCTCTCCCCCGGCGCGGCCGCCTTCCCCCGTCCTCCTCTCCATagccccttcctcctcctccctcaccACTTCCACCCGGGCCGCTTCTGGTCGTCCCCGTCCCGTGTGTATGTCCCGCCTCCCCAATCCCCTCGCCCGCGCTTCTCCCTCcacctcccttctcctcctccccaaaGCTCCAGAACGAGCAGCCTTCCCCCCTCCAGCCAGTCCTTACTCGGGCGGTCGCTGCTCGGGCTCGGCCGCGGCGGCCATTTTGAACTTCCGAACTCCttcgctgccgccgccgccgccgctgggAGGGGGCGGGGGGAGACGCGGGGCCGGAAGTGAACCCCGCGCGCGGGGCTGGGAGCGCGGCGGAGGCTCCGCCCCTCACCCCGCCTGtgagggcggcggcggcgggaacGGATCCGGCGGGAAGGGGTCCGGCTGGGAATCGGTGGGGTTGGATGAGGGATTGGGAGGGACCTTTTCGCCGTGA
- the LOC141729572 gene encoding uncharacterized protein LOC141729572 isoform X4 produces MRIPPSHVPRTGSNPGWPAAIPVPRGGSTPRAGRRTRDSRGHAPAAASLPPPPARPSRIHGPIQRPRPRLAASPRASGAYSNPSPPARPPSPVLLSIAPSSSSLTTSTRAASGRPRPVCMSRLPNPLARASPSTSLLLLPKAPERAAFPPPASPYSGGRCSGSAAAAILNFRTPSLPPPPPLGGGGGRRGAGSEPRARGWERGGGSAPHPACEGGGGGNGSGGKG; encoded by the exons ATGCGCATCCCTCCGTCCCACGTCCCCCGCACCGGCAGCAATCCCGGCTGGCCGGCGGCAATCCCGGTTCCCCGCGGCGGGAGCACCCCCAGGGCGGGAAGGCGCACGCGGGACTCCCGGGGACACGCGCCCGCCGCCgcttcccttccccctccccccgcgcGGCCCTCCCGAATCCACGGGCCGATCCAGCGCCCCAGGCCCCGCCTGGCCGCCTCGCCGCGGGCCAGCGGCGCCTACAGCAACCCCTCTCCCCCGGCGCGGCCGCCTTCCCCCGTCCTCCTCTCCATagccccttcctcctcctccctcaccACTTCCACCCGGGCCGCTTCTGGTCGTCCCCGTCCCGTGTGTATGTCCCGCCTCCCCAATCCCCTCGCCCGCGCTTCTCCCTCcacctcccttctcctcctccccaaaGCTCCAGAACGAGCAGCCTTCCCCCCTCCAGCCAGTCCTTACTCGGGCGGTCGCTGCTCGGGCTCGGCCGCGGCGGCCATTTTGAACTTCCGAACTCCttcgctgccgccgccgccgccgctgggAGGGGGCGGGGGGAGACGCGGGGCCGGAAGTGAACCCCGCGCGCGGGGCTGGGAGCGCGGCGGAGGCTCCGCCCCTCACCCCGCCTGtgagggcggcggcggcgggaacGGATCCGGCGGGAAGGG GTGA
- the LOC141729572 gene encoding uncharacterized protein LOC141729572 isoform X3 → MRIPPSHVPRTGSNPGWPAAIPVPRGGSTPRAGRRTRDSRGHAPAAASLPPPPARPSRIHGPIQRPRPRLAASPRASGAYSNPSPPARPPSPVLLSIAPSSSSLTTSTRAASGRPRPVCMSRLPNPLARASPSTSLLLLPKAPERAAFPPPASPYSGGRCSGSAAAAILNFRTPSLPPPPPLGGGGGRRGAGSEPRARGWERGGGSAPHPACEGGGGGNGSGGKGTLTSLR, encoded by the exons ATGCGCATCCCTCCGTCCCACGTCCCCCGCACCGGCAGCAATCCCGGCTGGCCGGCGGCAATCCCGGTTCCCCGCGGCGGGAGCACCCCCAGGGCGGGAAGGCGCACGCGGGACTCCCGGGGACACGCGCCCGCCGCCgcttcccttccccctccccccgcgcGGCCCTCCCGAATCCACGGGCCGATCCAGCGCCCCAGGCCCCGCCTGGCCGCCTCGCCGCGGGCCAGCGGCGCCTACAGCAACCCCTCTCCCCCGGCGCGGCCGCCTTCCCCCGTCCTCCTCTCCATagccccttcctcctcctccctcaccACTTCCACCCGGGCCGCTTCTGGTCGTCCCCGTCCCGTGTGTATGTCCCGCCTCCCCAATCCCCTCGCCCGCGCTTCTCCCTCcacctcccttctcctcctccccaaaGCTCCAGAACGAGCAGCCTTCCCCCCTCCAGCCAGTCCTTACTCGGGCGGTCGCTGCTCGGGCTCGGCCGCGGCGGCCATTTTGAACTTCCGAACTCCttcgctgccgccgccgccgccgctgggAGGGGGCGGGGGGAGACGCGGGGCCGGAAGTGAACCCCGCGCGCGGGGCTGGGAGCGCGGCGGAGGCTCCGCCCCTCACCCCGCCTGtgagggcggcggcggcgggaacGGATCCGGCGGGAAGGG GACCCTCACTTCTTTGAGATAG
- the LOC141729572 gene encoding uncharacterized protein LOC141729572 isoform X1: MRIPPSHVPRTGSNPGWPAAIPVPRGGSTPRAGRRTRDSRGHAPAAASLPPPPARPSRIHGPIQRPRPRLAASPRASGAYSNPSPPARPPSPVLLSIAPSSSSLTTSTRAASGRPRPVCMSRLPNPLARASPSTSLLLLPKAPERAAFPPPASPYSGGRCSGSAAAAILNFRTPSLPPPPPLGGGGGRRGAGSEPRARGWERGGGSAPHPACEGGGGGNGSGGKGSGWESDPHFFEIVVKSAGIPRAGN; the protein is encoded by the exons ATGCGCATCCCTCCGTCCCACGTCCCCCGCACCGGCAGCAATCCCGGCTGGCCGGCGGCAATCCCGGTTCCCCGCGGCGGGAGCACCCCCAGGGCGGGAAGGCGCACGCGGGACTCCCGGGGACACGCGCCCGCCGCCgcttcccttccccctccccccgcgcGGCCCTCCCGAATCCACGGGCCGATCCAGCGCCCCAGGCCCCGCCTGGCCGCCTCGCCGCGGGCCAGCGGCGCCTACAGCAACCCCTCTCCCCCGGCGCGGCCGCCTTCCCCCGTCCTCCTCTCCATagccccttcctcctcctccctcaccACTTCCACCCGGGCCGCTTCTGGTCGTCCCCGTCCCGTGTGTATGTCCCGCCTCCCCAATCCCCTCGCCCGCGCTTCTCCCTCcacctcccttctcctcctccccaaaGCTCCAGAACGAGCAGCCTTCCCCCCTCCAGCCAGTCCTTACTCGGGCGGTCGCTGCTCGGGCTCGGCCGCGGCGGCCATTTTGAACTTCCGAACTCCttcgctgccgccgccgccgccgctgggAGGGGGCGGGGGGAGACGCGGGGCCGGAAGTGAACCCCGCGCGCGGGGCTGGGAGCGCGGCGGAGGCTCCGCCCCTCACCCCGCCTGtgagggcggcggcggcgggaacGGATCCGGCGGGAAGGGGTCCGGCTGGGAATCG GACCCTCACTTCTTTGAGATAGTCGTAAAATCTGcaggcatccccagggctggaaACTGA